The window aaaagtgttctgtggtctgacgagtccagaattcaaattgtttttggaaactgtggacgtcgtgtcctccggaccaaagaggaaaagaaccatccggattgttataggcgcaaagttgaaaagccagcatctgtgatggtatgggggtgtattagtgcccaagacatgggtaacttacacatctgtgaaggcgccattaatgctgaaaggtacatacaggttttggggcaacgtatgttgccatccaagcaacgttaccatggacgcccctgcttatttcagcaagacaatgccaagccacgtgttacatcaacgtggcttcatagtaaaagagtgcgggtactagactggcctgcctgtagtccagacctgtctcccattgaaaatgtatggcgcattatgaagcctaaaataccacaacggagacccccggactgttgaacaacttaagctgtacatcaagcaagaatgggaaagaattccacctgagaagcttcaaaaatgtgtctcctcagttcccaaacgtttactgagtgttgttaaaaggaaaggccatgtaacacagtggtgaacaggccctttcccaactactttgggtataaacgtgttgcagccatgaaattctaagttattatttgcaaaaaaaaaataaagtttatgagattgaacatcaaatatcttgtctttgtagtgcattcaattgcatatgggttgaaaaggatttgcaaatcattgtattacgtttatatttacatcaacacaatttcccaactcatatggaaacggggtttgtatatactctgatgattaacttgtgtgatgactgtattatgctgatagtatatatgtgtaccatgaattgattaacgtggaccccgacttaaacaagttgaaaaacgtattcgggtgttaccatttagtggtcaattgtacggaatatgtactgtactgtgcaatctactaataaaagtttcaaagtttcaacccttgatgctgaggtaataggtcccatttttatagtctttggtatgactcggccggggttcgaactcacaacttaccgatctcagggcggacactctaaccacaaggccactgagcaggtattgCAGCAAATAAAGTTAATGTTATTAATTGTCTTGATTAAATAATTGACTCGTTTGCACCGATTAAGACACCGCTAATTCATCATTAGAGGCGAGTGTAATCATACTAAAATCGTGTACTATTTCAATAGCATGAGCAAGTGTCTCCAAACGGTTGACATCTCCTGTTAATCAGGTATATATGGGTaaacttggacttagacaaaatGTATTGATCCCCCTGCAGTGAggtagcaacttgtccagggtgtaccccgccttccgcccgattgtagctgggataggctccagcgccccccgctaccccaaagggaatatgcggtagaaaatggatggatggtattgatCCCCAAGAGAAATTGTTCCATACAGTcgttcagttacaaaggatggaaaggataatgcacacaagggcacaaaaagagggcgaaaacaaaaggtataaagtagacaaaaaattacCATTGTAGCAATattaaatataacatatgtaacatgtaatatttacatatatatatatatatatatatatatatatatatataaataaaatatgtatcccCCCCAACACCCCCAGACATCTTGGTGTTTTTCATGCTTTCCAGTGTTcaagtggttaaaaaaaaagagttgttcaGTTTCCCAGCTGTGGTGTATGCATGTATTTAACGACTGATTACCAAATGATGTGTTGCATCATTAGTCACTGCTATCACAGAgtggttgtacttgtacttgtgcAACCACATTACAATCATAGAATTGGCAGACTCAAGTCAAACTAGTTTACAGATGTTGATTaactttttttgcttttgttagAAACAGAGAGTGAcactaacttaaaaaaaaatacaggcgAAATCTTACTGTAACTTCCACCCTCGTGCTATTTCAAGAAAACAAATGTCATGGATGAAGTTTCAACATCCATATCCCGGGGTCATGACCCCTCATGGGTTCCCATTCCTTTAAGGGTCCAAGAAAGGATGCCTAATCTTCATGGCTGCCTCAATTAAGACCtatttaactgtaaaaaaaaaaaaaaagaaagacaatcATTGTTGTTTGCGCATTGCTGAAGTGCCATATTTATTTTTCAAGCCCAGTTATCAAAATTGACTAATTGTCTTGCATTATGATTAGATTACAGCCACACACGCAAGCAGGTTGTAAGATTCACATGATGGTGTCTTAAAGATACTCATATAATTTAACATTAAAGAGCTACGATAATAAGGTCCCATCAAATAACAGTACCACTTTTTTACCAATATTGATTGGCCTCTACTCCAAAAAGTGCCTTATTTTGACGAATTATCACCTCATCTTTAATAAACGCCTCTTTGTTGCTCCTTTATAATGTGAAACAGTTTAGCTTTACTCTGTCATCCAATAGCCACTGTAGACCAAATTAAAACAGTGGTAGTCTCGAGTCATTCATTTTGACCCATTTGTACAAATACAATTGAGTTTAGGACACTGCTAAATCATTACAATATGCcagtataataatataacaatgttTACTGTACTATACAGTGGCAGTCAAAAGAGTGTTACACTTTCTCTATTAATCGTAATGACTGACACTGTACATCATTTCACTAAGATATAATTAAAGGTGGGGGAAAGCGAACACAAATATGCAGACGCTATTTGTACAAATAAAGACCTTCCACCTATAATACACACCTGGCACTCTCTGAAGTTATGTAAGTTAACAACCTTGGACACAGAGGAAATATGATCACTTTAAGCAATGGTGTTCCCTCCATGTGTTGGTTGAATTGCGTCGTGTGAGCCTATCAAATATTCTTAGTGCCAACTTTCTCTAAGCCCATGGAGCGGACCAAAAGTATTGATCAAGTTCGGTAATTTATATACACCTTCTTAAACGATCTTGGAGCGTGAAGAAAGCAGGCTTCGTGTGTCTCATTGACCTAGCCGTTCAGTCTCTGCGTCACCACCTCCCGGTACATGATTGAGATGTAAATAAAGAAGAGGAGGATGACAAAGAAGTCGTCCATGAATCCCAGCAGGCCGAAAAGCGCCTCGGGCAGGATGTCTAGGGGCGAGGCCAGGTAGGTGAGGGCGCCAACCAGGCAGAGGATAATTCGAATGCGGAACATCCAGAAGAGGCCGCCCATGGAGAACATCTCCCTGAAGGCATGGCGGAGGAGGGTTGGCACGTCTCGCAGGCGGTCCATTAACTGAGAAGAATAAACAATGCATTGTAAAGACACTACACATTCTTTTCTCTTGTAAAAAATTATGTAATAATTAAAGGATATTTCAGTCTTTTAAACACAACTGAACTTCTAAGATTGAACACAACTGTTATGGAACACAGGTCGATGTTGAATATGTTCCTATTTGTATAAAACATTGAAGCTCAAAGTAATCTATTCCAGGGTTAAACTGTAGCTATCATGGAAGCATTTCAAGTAACATTTTACCGTAACCATAATAAACAGTGTTtttcatacattcatttatttgttagCTGGGAATACATGCAGACGACCTGTATGcccataaacacattataatgggactgtctgtgaacatAGTACACTATGgcagcaaatataaaaaagttgatAACTTGTACTAACGGGATGCAACCTGCATTTACGAGCACATTGCGTCCCACGACCGAGCTtgcaccatatttttcggactataagtcgctccggagtataaatcgcaccagccggaaatgcataaaaaagaaggaaaaaaacatatataagtcgcactggagtataagtcgcatttttgggggaaatttatttgataaaacccaacaccaagaatagacatttgaaaggcaatttaaaataaataaagaatagtgaacaacaggctgaataagtgtacgttatatgacgcataaataaccaactgagaacgtgcctggtatgttaacgtaacatattatggtaagagtcattcaaataactataacatatagaacatgctatacgtttaccaaacaatctgtcactcctaatcgctaaatcctatgaaatcttatacgtctagtctcttacgtgaataagctaaataatattatttgatattttaatagTTAgtttaatgtgttaataatttcacacataagtcgctcctgagtataagtcgcacccccggccaaactatgaaaaaaactgcgacttatagtccgaaaaatacggtaactcaaaTCACTCGTATCTCGAAGCAGCtccgcccattgaaatgaatttaaattattttaatcgGTGCTTGGCACTCCAAAAACAtgacaattttaaaatgtaaaatgcctttaaaaaatgacattttaaaCAAAAAACCTTAGACAAATTGTTTGAAAAGCATTACAATagtatgtactacaaacaactacagtaatcTTAAGAAATTTGATATTATAACTTTTGTATGTGTCTCCTACACTATAAGCTGCTTCTCCATCGTGTAACAATAGGAACCAGGAAATTGTttttatgttgcacacggacatATTTGAGTGATGGATCGGAAAGGTCAGAGTTGatatgtatgtctgtgtaccAAAAGTAATGCTCGGCCGTCCAGTTTGTTAAGTAAGGACTCGATAGAACAAATTGTAATGTGTCAAACACGACATCTGCAGCTTCTCAATATGTTCATGGATAAATGTATGTCCTTTAGATGTTTGTGGTTAAATGTTGCGGACATTTTCTCAATTCCGGTGGTTGGAGGGCAGTATTGTGTCCGTCACTCAGCAACGCTCCAACATTTGTTTCTTTTGTAGAGGAAGTGTGAAACAGCAGTAGGTAACAATAATTCAACTTTTTATGGCTCAAACGTCACAACCCTGTGACAAATTATTACTTTAACTGGTGTGCTCCTAACtttcattctttcattctcaaaataatcttacttatctcatcatatgaaatataacttactgcaccaattattattcatttatagagatgtccgataatatcggcaggccgaaattatcggccgatatatgcatgaaaatgtaatatcggaaattatcggtatcgttttttttattatcggtatcgttttttttttttttttgtttttttttattaaaccaacataaaaaacacaagatacacttacaattagtgcaccaacccaaaaaacctccctcccccattcacactcattcacacaaaagggttgtttctttctgttattaatattctggttcccacattatacatcaatatacatcaatacagtctgcaagagatacagtccgtaagcacacattattgtgcgtgctgctgggccactaatagtactaacctttaacagttaactttactaattttcattaattactagtttctatgtaactgtttttatattgttttactttcttttttattcaagaaaatgtttttaatttatttatcttattttataaaaaaaatgtaaaagtaccttatcttcaccatacctggttgtccaaattaggcataataatgtgttaattccacaactgtataaatcggttgatatcggtatcggttgatatcggtatcggtaattaaagagttggacaatatcggaatatcggatatcggcaaaaagccattgtcggacatccctatttatttatttatttttattgtgattacttatggagtatattgtgaataaattgagaacaggaagtgaacaaaagttttagcaactattatgtaaaagaaaaggggtaggattaaataagctctgcttcttcctactccttttcgaacatgttgaaaagagaaactggaaattgtgatgtatcatgttgtatgcttgcatgatcgaaataaactcaaactcaactcaacttaaTTTATGCTGGCAaatcaaagcaaaacaaaaagtcAAGAGACAAATGGTACTGTATCTCAAATTATTCGTGAGTTAAAGTACCGTACTCATAAGTTGAGTTACCACTGTCGTTCATGATCGGTTAAAAAAAGGTTGGTGGCTTGTGGAATTGGGACATGGGGATTTCTTACGAATTGCGATCATTCAAAATATTTAACAATTGCATTTAGAAATAGTGTTGCATGTTGTGTCCTACCTTGTATGAAATCATTCATCTGGTGACTGTCAGCACATTGATGATgatcattaataataaatattgtgatgtgATTTATAAAAGTAAACTGAGCAAATGTGTTATTTCAGAATCAAACTGGTAGCGCTTGGTATTACTTGATACCTCGGAAGTATCCCTCGATTtctaaaaggttggtgacccctgcttaaGTTGCttatttttcctcaaagtttataTTCGGGTTTGGAGATTCCATTGTATATGAAGCACTTGTGTATTTTGCTCCAAGACTCAATACTCACAGATCTCGGCTGATCTGAGAAGCGTCGGTTGTAATCGTTGATGTCTCTTAAGATCAGCTGAGGTACCGCTGTACCATCCTGGACCCTCTGAGGCGTGGTGTGCTGATGAAAAAGCGGGAAGAGCAGCGTTACCTGGAAAAACGAAGAAAATAACATATGAACATAGTTGCATCGAAGAAAATCTAgatttatttaaaacaaacaaaataagccTTCCGACGCAGAAACTGATGTTCTGTTCGCTAAAACTgtaaattttgttttttaaaactaGCAGCCAGAAAATTAAAAAATCCAAACTACTGTATGTGCGTTTTCACAGTTGAGGCAACAATATGAGTCAACTCTTACCATTTGTCTGCATATGGGACACTTAATGGCACCCAACCAGGTGCCATACCTCCAGTAGGCTATAATACATGACCctatgttggggggggggggggggggagagaatAGACTTATATTAAATAACAAGAAAGCAAAGGCTAAGTGATCATTCAAAAAAACTATCTTACCCAGTGGTTCTAAAACTTTTTTCACaaaataccacctcagaaaaaacttggctctccaggtACCACTATattgaccaacattgaaatacagtagcgtaatcagccaatgtattcattaaaaacaaagcagaggtattatttaacaagtatactgtatttaatattttatttatctacacacaattttgaacagtaacacagtgttagaatataggaaaataatacactatactttaatcaagtgattattttgtgtaccactaaatggagcccGGGTATACCACAGttcgagaaccactgctttaaccaATACCGACAAAATCCAACCTGGTATAATTACGTAGTTATTGTTCAAATCCTATTTTGATCACAAGACGTACTTTGTTGGAAATGGTAACTAAGTCTCAGACCAAAACAAGTGTGCGTGGGGAATACTATATTCTTACCACAGAAAAGATGACCACAATTAGTTTCGACAGGCAGGACAGCCTGTTGTAAACACACAGGGCAAGACATGTCCGTGTAATACTGCTGCCTTGTTTCCGGCTGAGGATTTTCCTCCTAGAACACattcaaaaaatgtataataataaaatcACACATATGAACGTAACTAATCAACACTACCATACAGTAGTTCATATTACCTGGAAGGAGATTTTACGTCACAAGTATGCATGACACATTCAACCAATCAAACATGTGCAGCTAAAATCTTAAAAATGTTGCGTTGTATGTGTGGTTTCCTTCTCATGTGTTCCATTTGGCTTTTTGCCGCCTTACCTGTTCCGTTTGCAGCTGCTGTCGAACAGCTCGAACATGCTCCTGATTCTCTGGATGAATGTTCTGATGGTCTTCCCTGCAAGATCAATGTGCAAAAATCAACATTTTGATTTCAGCTAATGCAATTGAGCGTTTTCACCGACGTCACGACTCCGTTCAATACCGGTAGGCCGCGCCATCTTTGAGGTATACACACTTGAAAAAAATTGAGTCAGTCAACAATGGAGCCATGAGGTGAAATTTTATGCCAAGTCCATATCAAATGATGCCAAAACTTGTCAAACATTCGTAAAGGGATTGACGTGATTCCGAAAAGAAAGAATGTTGTATTAGCAAAGTGACACTAATGGGAGGAGATCCGTAAGCGATGCAATCAACTTTTTCTACTAGCGACGTTGGACAAATGTCTCTTTTGTATAAAGACAAATACTACACTAGGAGCAGCTCTACATGACTGAGTAtggtttatttgtttcagacatgcttATAAAGAAGTTACATTTGGGAACAAAAGTTTATAAGTTtcacttcttcctactcttttctgGATATGAAAACCCTAATCATTATGTATTGTTTTTGTTGAGAAATATTTGTTTCTATATGTGTACTTCACTgtgttttgcttttgttttaaACATGTCCAAAATAATAAACTACTAATACCATTGCTACCAGTATTACTGACATCCAAAgaagtaggaaaaagcagagttTATTAATACCATGTCTATTACTGACAGTTCATCCATTTTGTTCACTTACAGTTTGCCTTCTCAATTTAagctttgttcacttcctgtgtgaaaAGAAGGGaaggtgttgtttttttgttttcatcaAACAACAAACACGAGCCAAAAACATGACACTTATTTTGCTAGTGCAGTGttaaggaaagaaagaaaaacaacttAATACTATGAACAAACTTTTAAAAAGGTGATAAATTGTTaaatataaatagaaaaaaatacatttgaatacGTGGGGTAATTAAATAAAGGCAAGTAAAGTAAAGAAAATGACAACATGACTGAATTTGACACTATATCATGATTTATTTAtggataaaaaataaatcatgaaaatCTGTTAATATGAGGTGTGATATTAACGTTCAAATAGCtgttgtatgcttaaaatgattaaaatacgTACATATtagatgttattatgaatatgcctgttactacattatatatatatacatacacacacttacagtAGAGTGGCGTACCCCCTGGGGGGCGCGGTGCGATGCCAGGGGGGTTGCGTGTGACCTcaaggaacatgcttttttttgctGTACAAGACTATGATGcagcgtatgtagcacttggctgcACTGTAACCACAGTGGAAGACGAAAgattgcataacattgtaagcttactaacattaaaggaaacaacacaccagaagtatagttttaacattttttctggaataggctccagtcaCCACCTCGACCCTGAAAAGGAGACTCGGtagaaatggatagatggatggatggatggattatagagTGGAGAGTGGGGGGAGGGGCACAAACTTCTTCCTGGggcataacagaaaatatttgagaggcACTGacttacaacatgtatataattccttgatggaggtgtttggatgttttttaagggttttATGGTCAGAATACATCGACCGCAATAGGCTCTATTGTAAACTGACTTTTGATCAAATTGTCTTATTAGTtagaatgaattaaaaaaaacacaaaacatatgtgtgcttgtcttacaaaaggattgtgaatgatagacaaaattcccccaaaaagttcaGTTACCCTTTAAAAACAAATGTGCCTATTAAAAAGGGGCAAAGCTTTGTAAAAGTTTGCAGCTTGCTCAGTTATATTTTGTCATCTACAAAATACCATTGATAGTTTAACAGAACAcacgtttttttaaatgtctatattGTTCACGGAAACAATACTAgggatgtcaaacttgtttttattgagagTCAAATCACCGTTAAGGCTGCCCTAAAAGGGCTGTGaatacatgcaaatataaatgcaTTGTTGCCTTGTGATATTATTATACAATTgcctatacatttgattattatgtCTTTCTTGTAAACAAATTGATGGATTGCTTTGAAATTAAGGTGACAGGATAataagtttaatttttttttttaaatctagggtgaatatatatttgtttgcatggtcagataatattaaagtttaaaagatatgcaattgcatgcagtgcaTGCAATTTTTGGGGTCAAAATTTAAAGAACAAGTTAAGCGCTTTCTTGACGCACATTCATTCCATGCTTTAGCGAGCAATATAAAATAATGCGCCAGTCCAgatgtggcccctgggccttgagtttgacacctgggtGATACTATATCTATacaatacattcaatgatagctaatgtTAGTAGCTAAACTTTGTAAAATCGCTATTATTAGCTGACCCCACACACATCTAAAGCGTGAGCGTGTGTGTTACATACAGGCGTAGTTCATGTTATTACATGCTAAAAGCCAGGCTTTAATGCatacatccatccagccatccattttctacagcttgtcccttacggggtcacggggggtgctggagcctatctcagctgcattcaggcggaaggcagagtacaccctggacaagtcgccacctcatcgcaaggccaacacagatatacatacaacactctggaaagttagcgccctctaggcacaATGACTACTACTACAGGAAAAGCTATTTACAAAAGTGTTGCAAAGCATTCTGGGAAGCCGGAAGCACGAGTTACTGCTGGACTAACAAGCATGCACCGCACTTTGTTAATACAGTTACACTGTGGCTACATGTTTGTTAGCGCACACTTGTTTATTTGAGTACCGGTACATTAAAGGAATGTGTTGACTTAACATGTTCATGTAGTACCGGTAGATATCGACCGATATGTTTCTTTTAGGGCCaacaccgattattagtagttatTATAGTAGTCAAGGAGGTCGATAACTGATTTTTGGAGCCGATAATTCATTTGTATGGAGGTTAatgagcatcaagggttgcaattgggggttaaatcaccaaaatgatccatgagcctgcaatgcctcatgctggaagtctctccagagagtggtgaggacagcggaaaagatcatcaggactcctcttcctcctatcaaggagatcgcaaaaagccgctgcctgaccagggctcagaaaatctgcaaagactcctcccacccccaccaaggactgttttcactgctggactctagaaagaggttccgcagcctccgaagcagaacttccaggttctgtaacagcttcttccctcaggccgtaacactcttgaacgcatcataattaaattatcccctcaactccccccaaaatggattaactcgctggaataaaaaagacaatataacatacatacataaacgtggacgcatgtgaaaaagtgcaatatatttatctgtacagtaatctatttatttatttacatattatatatatttatttattttatatatccatccatccatttttaccgcttattcccttcggggtcgcggggtcgctggagcctattttagctacaatcgggcggaaggcagggtacaccctggacaagtcgccacctcatcgcaaggccaacacagatagacagacaacattcacactcacattcacacatatatatatattatttatatatatttatttatttatatatgcaccttattgcttttttatcctgcactaccatgagcttatgtaacgaaatgttgttcttatctgtgctgtaaagttcaaatttgaatgacaataaaaaggaagtcgaagtctaagtctaagtctaatgagcgtggccactgctgctgctcactgctcccctcacctcccaggagatggaacaagggaatgggtcaaatgcagagagtaattttaccacacctactgtgtgtgtgactatctatactatactatactttaACTTTACCTAATCAATTTAATAGCAGTTCATGGATTTATTCATTGTAAGGGGAGGTAGTCTGAGCACAGCAGCTCAGTTTAGCAGAAAGTAGCACTGGTTATTACTACTAACTTACTCTCTACCTATGACTATTTtttaatactaaatactggtatcatatgtttatttattgtatctgctgatatatttttattgtagttgtaaataaaatttaaaaaataccagTTGATACCAATAAAAGGGCGATATCAGTA of the Nerophis lumbriciformis linkage group LG32, RoL_Nlum_v2.1, whole genome shotgun sequence genome contains:
- the rnf170 gene encoding E3 ubiquitin-protein ligase RNF170, encoding MEDNQCGDLDYLIQDEDTFIEGVSNQVLFVVVLTITFLAGILALLCREDHQNIHPENQEHVRAVRQQLQTEQEENPQPETRQQYYTDMSCPVCLQQAVLPVETNCGHLFCGSCIIAYWRYGTWLGAIKCPICRQMVTLLFPLFHQHTTPQRVQDGTAVPQLILRDINDYNRRFSDQPRSLMDRLRDVPTLLRHAFREMFSMGGLFWMFRIRIILCLVGALTYLASPLDILPEALFGLLGFMDDFFVILLFFIYISIMYREVVTQRLNG